The Deinococcus hopiensis KR-140 sequence GGCCAGCGCGCCCGGAATGCGGCCCCACGAGAGCATCCGCCCCTGCATCACCACGTCCCCGGCAGGGACATAGGAGCGCGGATGAAAGTAGCTGCCGTTCACCACCGCCCGCGCTCCGCTGATCCGCGCCAGGGTACCCACCCGCGCGCCCCTGCCCGTTCCCAGTCCCCGGGGCGGCAGCACAGGCGTGACGAGCACATCCCGGTAGCGCAAGTCCACGAACAGCACGCGCACGGGGATGTTCAGCACAGTCGTCTTCCATAGGGTCAGCGGCTCGGCGCGGGGCCGGGGAGGAATGGGCACCGGCACCCGGCGCGGCACGAGCAGGCGGCGGCCGGGGTAGAGGCGGCGCTCGGCGGCAGACAGTCGGTTGAGGAGGGCCAATCCGTTGGCCGTCACGCGGTAGCGCCGGGCCAGCACCTCCAGCGTCTCGTGGGGCCGCACCCGCACATAGGTGTAGATGAGGCGCACCTCCGTGTGGGGCGGCAGGGCCGGAACCGCCTTGACCTTCACCGTGCCGGGCAGAGGCAACTTGAGGCGTTGCCCCGGACGAATCAGGTTGCTCCCGATCTGGTTGGCCACCTTCAGGGCCGCCACGCTGATCCCCACGCGGGAGGCGATCTTGGAAAGCGTGTCTCCGGCGCGCACCGTATAGACGATGGGCCTGGAACGGGCGGGCTTGGCGGGGGGGTTGGCCGCAGGGGGGCCCTTGCCGCTGAGTCTCAGCTTCTGCCCTGGATGAATGAGGTTGCCCTTCAGGCCGTTGATGGCCCGCAGCCGCGTCACGGGAACGCCGCTGCGCTGGGCGATGGCAAAGAGGGTGTCGCCTTTGCGGACCGTCACGGTGCCGCTTGCCGCCAGCGCGCTGCCAGAGAGGAGAAGGCCCGAGAGCA is a genomic window containing:
- a CDS encoding LysM peptidoglycan-binding domain-containing protein, which produces MLRRLAFLTLLPSLLLSGLLLSGSALAASGTVTVRKGDTLFAIAQRSGVPVTRLRAINGLKGNLIHPGQKLRLSGKGPPAANPPAKPARSRPIVYTVRAGDTLSKIASRVGISVAALKVANQIGSNLIRPGQRLKLPLPGTVKVKAVPALPPHTEVRLIYTYVRVRPHETLEVLARRYRVTANGLALLNRLSAAERRLYPGRRLLVPRRVPVPIPPRPRAEPLTLWKTTVLNIPVRVLFVDLRYRDVLVTPVLPPRGLGTGRGARVGTLARISGARAVVNGSYFHPRSYVPAGDVVMQGRMLSWGRIPGALAITPDNRATMTTSTAPLLGRPLETTWRGMETVIASGPRIVHQGVAGSSRGIFRDAAVFGRAARSAVGLKSNRDLVFVTTHARLSTTEMGRIMVRLGVREALLLDGGSSAGLAWDGRPVLESVRSVAYGIGVYVGYGGRRYAR